Below is a genomic region from Hevea brasiliensis isolate MT/VB/25A 57/8 chromosome 3, ASM3005281v1, whole genome shotgun sequence.
TCACAATTTTAAaacttaataatattttaatatttaaattattatattataaaggaTAAATTACTTTTTCATCTTTAGattatatcaaaattaataaatatgttctccgttttcaaaaattaataatttagtatCTATATTTTGACTTTATTAAATTAAGGCTATATTTGGATTTGAGGAAAataagaaaggaaggaaaattatgaagaaaaataaaaatattttttcttcacTCTTGTTTGGGAACAAGGAAAAATTGAGAAGAATAGAAAAAAAAGGTGGATCATAACAAATAAATGTCACTatttattttctctccattttaGAGAAAAAGTggatagaaaataaataaaattacttttttatccctataattatttactttaattttaaataaaaaggacaaaataaatattttacaatTTAAAAAGTAACTTTCCCTCCTTATTTTCCTCCCTAATATCCAAACAAGGAGAAGAAAATAacttcaaaattatttttatttttcttccttattttctcttatttattttcttttctttctgatAAAGTTCCCAAACGTAGCGTAAAGAACTCTCTGTATAATTTTTGTTCaattgtttgataaataattaaaatatccttaaataaaaattacttttttattctTGAATTATGTTAAAAATCaaatatttttgagattaaaatatagagattaaacaattcatctaaaactatatgaacaaatagaattttaatttaACAGAGTCAGAATATAACGATTAaactattttaaaattaaaaattatatatattaattttgataTGATTCAGGCAAAAAAGTTTTccctattataaaatattttaatcctTCAAtcttatatttaatatataataattataataaaataataaatttaattagttttggcattggaaatcaaaatataatatattataacaaCCCTAATGGGTTTTTatctaatttttctatttttcttattgttAAACTtactaaaatttcaaaaaaaaaggaTTTAATATTAAGAAATATTTAAATCATGTGGTTATTATTAGCTTAATATATATTTTGTCTttctatttaattataaaatctttCTATAGTATAGTAGATAGATTTTACAGGTAATTTTTATGATTTGttcttgaattttattttatattttatttttgttttttaattttaatttattattaaaaaaattttaaattttaattttatttcataaaaaatatttctaactgtaatgacctgaatttttaaataCTCATATATTTGGTTTTATTTACAAtactttaattataatttagttaTTTAAAGTATGTGCTGAAATCAATAGTTATATTATgagaatattttatatatatgtattgttttaaATAGATCACCTctagttataaataattttaattatatatatatatatatattataaataacaaTTTATGCATTTATATTAAATAAGCAATAATAAATGATAATATAGATTctaaaatttctattaaaaattttaatgttttattttagttaactagttgataatttaattaatttagattaAATGATTTTCTAATTTACATTAATATATCATTAACAATAAAATAGGATAGATTAAATTGTAAGCAAATAATTTATAGTATAATATAGCTCTAAGTATAAGTtagtaatatattattttaagagAATAGTAAATATGTTTTACTTGGAAAATTAATAATAGTTATAAtagtatatatataatataaataggaGAGAGGACATGAATTTTCTTTAATGAAGAGCTTCTCCTCTGTCAACAaccaatcaaaaaaaaaaaaaaaaaaaaaaaaagtttaagttGGAACCACGAAGAACAGACCCAAGAAATGGGTCCTTAACTCGTCTCTTCCCCGAGGAGCTTTTAGCTCCAGTAGTTTTGTCCGGCAAGAACCAGTGGCCAGTGAGGGTCCCAAGCAACTCCAGCGTCCTCCAGCAAGTTCCCTGAACGTCGGACGATCGCCACACAGCCCAAGAAACGGCAAGCAACAAGGAAGGAAAGAATGTGAAGTTAACACCTTTCCAGCATCCTGGTCATCATTCGCCTTGTCATTTTGCCTAGTTAAAGTGTTTCAATCCAAGGGAAAAGTTTTAACTCTTCCCCACCGGTTTTAATGGAAGTTTCCGGCGAGAAataaaaatagagagagagaaatgggtaCAGCATCTTTTCGGGCAATTTTTGGCCAATCCGACCGTCGGATCGgaaatccgaggccaccgatggactcaggagGACGAGATCTTCAAGATAGGACTGGTTCCGCTCCGATCGGACactgtttgaaaaaggcgataatcggacggtccagatcgcttggtgagattttcgaactttttcggtttataaaatttaaaaataattttatgataattattaacaaaatttggacttaaattaggtgcgatcggatcgaggatagctcaccggATCGCATTTTCGATCCGGCCGCCGACGCGTCTCGTAACGTGGTCAATATTAcggtcaatcctagcattttcagacgttctggacgcgtttcaggtgtcagaattggtgtcagaattggcataggtaaactcgaactccaagttgctcattttcgacgaatatcgatttagaataaaattcataaaatattcgtggatgatcgaaaaattataattccttttgcaatagtcttataatattattagggACCGCGGAGCGAAATttcagaatttttagagcttgtttgagtggatttttgcaaaatgtcaattatagggacaaaTCCGTAGTGCCAAAGCGGACAATCTTGAAATTTGGTAAATTTGAGTCGTTACACTAAcctattataataaatttttatatttaaaattaatttaaattacaatgtaatatttataaatataatttcaatatttttttaataattttattagaaaatttactattataaattaaagggaatttttatgaaataaagttaaaatttagaaatctttttaataataaattaaaattaaatgataaaagTGAAATGGGGGACAAACTACAGGGATGATGGCTATAAATTTACCCATCTCTATTTTTCCCTCTCATTACTTCCAGCGGATGGCTTATCTGAACGTTTCTTGCACACTGAATGCGAAGAGGAATAGGTGCTTAAGGCCTGCCTCTGAGAACAGAATAGAGACATATGCAAGGTTCGAGCTTTTTAAGGCTTCTTCTTCGGTGTAACTCTTTAAATAATGTCTCTTTTCTTATTGTTATCATGACTAGTAGATTCCCCTTTGTGATTTTGGTATTGAATTTGGTCTATGGGAACTGGGGATTGAATTGGGTTTTTGATTGGCTTGATTGGGTTTTCACTATTGTTCTTACTTTTCTGCGTTGTTGGAACTCTTGATAGGTGTATGTCATTATAGAAAATTTTTGAGGAAGCGAGCTGGTTGTGCGTGTGTGAACTTAGAAGATAAAAATCAAACTCAAAATAGTGAGGCTTCAGGGTTTTAGCCCAGAAGAATGAACTTCCACTATGAGTTTTATGTTTTTGAAATTTACATAGGTTGCTTATGAACTCGAGTTTGATTTCTAATGAGCAGTGAAGTATATTTAGAAGCAAAATAGTGATCGGCATTATTGTTGTGTGTTATTCCCTCTCAAATGCCAATACAAATTATACAACGTCTTTAAGTTTTCCTGGCAGACAAAAAGATCTTTCAGTAATATGTTTAGTAGATTGTGTAGAAAagtattttgtttttatctcattacTTTTGGTTTACATAGCTATGTTTTTGCAGGTTTTAGTTGGCAAGACTTGTATAATATTGAAGTTGCATTGCTGTTGTACTTGAGCATTTTTTCTCATATACCCGAAGATTCTATTCCTTTGCAATATTCTCAAAAGAACTTAATCAAATTAGTATTTTCTACCATTACTTGAAAAGGCCTCTAGCACCATTGAGTTTGCAAGGCAGACGGGACAGGTGGGAAATAGACTATTCTTTGACGTAGCTGATACAAAACCTCTTAGGTGATTTAAGGAAACAAAGATGTCTTTTGTGCTCTTGACATCCTCAATAGCTCCAACCTCAGTTGTTAACCGATACAAAGTACACAATTTGGTACGTCAGAAAAATTATTCTTCAAATTCCAGCTTTTCCATTGTTCACTACAAATGTTCATGGGCTAGTATGGTGGGCATATGTAAAATCTTTAGAAACAATTCACTCAGTATTCAAAACTTTGCTGCAAGAGATTCCATGGGCCCTGACAATCAGAAGTTCACTGATGTATCTTTTGATTGGGAAGATCAAGAGCAAGAAGACCCTGAAGATGTGGGGTCACCATGGGATGGTGCAGTTATTTACAGGAGAAACCCTTCAATCTCGCATATAGAATACTGTACAACCTTGGAGAGGTTGGGATTAGAAAATCTTTCAACTGATATTTCAAAATCAAGGGCTTCAGTTTTGGGATTACGTGTCACAAAAGCCGTGAAGGATTATCCACTTGGAATTCCTGTTCAGATCTCCGTTGATGTGACCAAGAAGAAGCAAAAGTTGAGGCTTGATGGGATCATTAAGACTGTTATCACTTTAGGTAGCAACCGGTATTTTATTTTCTGATCCTTCCTTCTGTGCTCCTATTtagtatttttatatataatttagctCGATGATTGCTAGGAAAGGGTGCAGACTTGTAGTGCACCTGATTAATTTAGCCACATATCATTTTTTGTTTTCTCTTTTTTTCATGAAAACATTACATTTCCAGTTTTTATCTCTCTCCCTGTTTCTCTCTCttgttaaaaaaagaaaaaaaaaaaaaaagaattcctTATGGAGAACTAGTGTGCAACTCATGCTACACAAGTGAGAACATCAGTTCAGGAATTGTTTGGTTATCAATTGAGATTATTGAAAATAactaagaaaaagagagaaaaatgaaaaaaaaaattttaaaatggatGTTGCTTGTTGCATATGTCAAATTAATATTAGAATACCATAAAATGATGTTACTCATATATTTTGTCATTCTTTCCTGCATTTGCTTATATTGCACTATCCATGTAGAACTTTATTTATAGCTACTAATGAAACTAAGTAATTTTCATACTTCATGCTTATTTTTTTTAGAATCGAACCTAAATGTGTGGTAATTTGGTGTTGAAGGTGTGGTGAACCAACTGCCAAGAGCATATATTCCAACTTCTCTATATTACTGACCGAGGAACCCATTGAAGAACCAGAGATTATCAATATGGGAGTGATCTTTGGTAAAGACAAATTTAAGTCTTCTATGGCAAGCAGCATGGAAGAAGAGGATGATGATGATGCTTCAATTGATTGGGATGACAGGTTGTACTTTCCTCCTGAAGAAAAGGAAATCGATATTTCAAAGCACATAAGAGACCTAGTACATGTAGAAATTAGCATAAATGCAATATGTGACCCAAGTTGCAAAGGTCTGTGCCTCAATTGTGGTACAAATTTGAACACTAGTAGTTGTAGCTGTAGCAAAGAGAGGATTAAAGAGAAAGGTTATGGCCCTCTTAAAGATTTACGAAAACAAATGCAGTCAAAAGGTTAGCTTAGTTGCATCTCATGTCTAGCTATACATGCCTTTTTCTGCCCAATGCCATCATTTCATTTTACTTCCTTACAAGTGGGGAGcagtgtttttttttatttttggaatATTCCAGACAATAATGTATAATGTACCATTATAAGCAAGGCCCTTGACTACCAAATCTTTCTTTCTCAATAGGCTCTGAGCCTCCAATGCTTCTTTGCATCATATTCCTATATTTGTTTGTATAACTGACTTGAATATCCAAGATAGCAATTGGAAATGCTCTTGGAAATTTGTGTTGATTGCAGCATCAGAGATGTAGTTGTTGAGTCAGATAGCAAATTCATAGTTGATACTCTGACCCATTTATGAGTCACAGGCTGCTTGTGGAAGAGGTTCTCCAGCTTGCCTTGTGTTTTTAGAACTTCCAGCTTTCAATTTGTGCCAAAAAATGGCAATTCGGTAGCGCATACTGTTGTCAGTTTCgttcaaatttaaaaataatacataTGATCGcgataaaattagaaaatttaatattttttttttccaggtaATATTTTATttgcaattaaataaaaaatttactatATAATGGATGAAAATTATTTGATGATATTTCCAGGCTGTAATATGGGGAAAAGAAGTCATACATTAGTTACTGCATGAATTTCACACCGGACCTTTACCTTTGTCTGTAAATCGTGGAATGACCAAAAAGCCCTTATCTCTGCTTCTCCTTCATTGGGCTCGCTTTTTCGCACCAACTTTCTTCTTCGTCCTCTGTAAAACCTAAAATTCATTTGCTTAATTCTCTTTCTGCAGTTCTAAATCCTTTTATCTATGCACTCTACTGTATAAAAAGGGTTTCCAATTTTCTCCTAATTAAGAGGTCAGAGTGAAAACGGgaacaaatttatttttattttcattttcattttcaataAATCTCAATTCTATATGTATTGGTTGAATTCGAATTCTACTAATCATTGTATATATTCCAAAAACTTTTTGGTTGGGTTCCGTTAAACCCATTTGTGTAATGTTATCTGCTTTTATTTGAAGGCGAAACCTTTTtgtgaatatatatattttatgttgGGTTCCTTGAGACCTGCAAGATGGCATCAAGTTTGCACCAATGGGAATCGGACCCTCTGTTCTCAGCAGCTGAAGTGGTTCAGGATTCTGCAGACAGGTTAGATTCGAGAATTGTTTGAAGTACTTTTCGTTGTTTTCCTCCAAAGAATGAAAATGTTGCCTTTGGTTTTGCGTACTTGATGAAGAGCAGCAAACAacatttcttttttattattttgtaaaATGTTATTTAATGAATTGGTTTCTGGGTTTTTGTTGAAATTGTGTTTTA
It encodes:
- the LOC131178595 gene encoding large ribosomal RNA subunit accumulation protein YCED homolog 1, chloroplastic-like, with the protein product MSFVLLTSSIAPTSVVNRYKVHNLVRQKNYSSNSSFSIVHYKCSWASMVGICKIFRNNSLSIQNFAARDSMGPDNQKFTDVSFDWEDQEQEDPEDVGSPWDGAVIYRRNPSISHIEYCTTLERLGLENLSTDISKSRASVLGLRVTKAVKDYPLGIPVQISVDVTKKKQKLRLDGIIKTVITLGSNRCGEPTAKSIYSNFSILLTEEPIEEPEIINMGVIFGKDKFKSSMASSMEEEDDDDASIDWDDRLYFPPEEKEIDISKHIRDLVHVEISINAICDPSCKGLCLNCGTNLNTSSCSCSKERIKEKGYGPLKDLRKQMQSKG